A region of Synergistaceae bacterium DNA encodes the following proteins:
- a CDS encoding DUF721 domain-containing protein has product MRSARRRGEGFQALEELLPRVMPDFADFAKLERAASEWGKVVGPALGGRSAPTDLVNGELLVTADTPLVASRLSMMGGNIARALRENWALEVRKVKVVVGRPPVKRASGAGGRLRPPEVTVRDEEVREFRRLCQDRAPDLPEDAADALARLQAFFTKRFRK; this is encoded by the coding sequence GTGAGGAGCGCCCGGAGGCGGGGAGAAGGGTTTCAGGCGCTGGAGGAACTGCTTCCCCGGGTGATGCCCGACTTCGCCGATTTCGCGAAGCTGGAGCGGGCCGCGTCGGAGTGGGGAAAGGTGGTGGGGCCCGCTCTGGGGGGCCGTTCCGCCCCAACGGACTTGGTGAACGGCGAACTGCTCGTCACCGCGGACACGCCTCTGGTGGCCAGCCGTCTGTCCATGATGGGCGGCAATATCGCCCGGGCTCTGAGGGAGAACTGGGCGCTGGAGGTCCGGAAGGTGAAGGTCGTCGTGGGGCGGCCTCCGGTGAAGCGCGCCTCCGGAGCCGGCGGAAGGCTCCGCCCCCCGGAGGTGACCGTGAGGGATGAGGAGGTTCGGGAGTTTCGCCGCCTCTGTCAGGATCGGGCTCCCGACCTGCCGGAGGACGCCGCCGACGCCCTGGCCCGCCTTCAGGCCTTTTTCACAAAACGATTCAGAAAAT
- the mnmG gene encoding tRNA uridine-5-carboxymethylaminomethyl(34) synthesis enzyme MnmG: protein MYHDTYDVIVIGGGHAGCEAALASARIGCRTLILNLSVDNTALMPCNPSIGGPAKGHLVREISALGGEQARAADASTQLIRWLNTSKGAAVRALRAQCDPKLYALHYTTALCVADDNLDVHQDEAVELLVRGGRVAGVKTRHGSTYEARAVVLCSGTYLDGRGWIGEISFPSGPMGQPPARELFNSLSSLGLRTGRMRTDTTPRLNFDTIDLSQTRVQRSEDTPLCFDLWGEKKIYGGGSAGNGYACYFSHTTEETHEVLAANIHRSALVTGVIGTAGPRYCPSLEDKFLKFPDRHIHPLVFEPISSRSKEVYVQNFSTGLPYDVQVALIHSLPGCRNAKIIRPGYAIEYTYLPPEQLRSTLENREIGGFFCAGQVNGTSGYEEAAAQGLLAGINAALGVRGEEQLVLSRAESYIGVLVDDLTTKSTTEPYRMFTSRCEHRLLLRHDNADRRLCPLGRRVGLIDDARWEELNRRWSRADSEILRLKTEKILPSEEINRLLEEADSDPLSEPVTGALMLRRRNVTLELLGTLLSASGKEPVRLDEDDGFHVETELRYVGYIEKEERAAARMDSMDRVLIPEKFDYDSVKSLLAESRQKLSRFRPRSLGQALRISGVTPTDVQLLSVALKARRAGAAGS, encoded by the coding sequence ATGTATCACGACACATACGACGTCATCGTCATCGGCGGCGGACACGCGGGCTGCGAGGCGGCTTTGGCCTCGGCGCGCATCGGCTGCCGGACGCTCATTCTAAACCTCAGCGTGGACAACACGGCGCTGATGCCCTGTAATCCCTCCATCGGAGGCCCGGCCAAGGGACATCTGGTCCGGGAGATCAGCGCCCTGGGAGGGGAGCAGGCCCGGGCGGCGGACGCTTCCACCCAACTCATCCGGTGGCTCAACACGTCCAAAGGGGCCGCCGTCCGCGCTCTGCGGGCCCAGTGCGACCCGAAACTCTACGCTCTGCACTACACCACCGCCCTGTGCGTGGCGGACGACAACCTTGACGTTCATCAGGACGAGGCCGTGGAACTGCTGGTTCGGGGCGGCCGCGTGGCGGGGGTGAAAACGCGGCACGGGTCCACCTACGAGGCCCGGGCCGTGGTCCTCTGCTCCGGAACGTACCTGGACGGACGGGGCTGGATCGGGGAGATTTCCTTTCCCTCAGGACCCATGGGTCAGCCTCCGGCCCGGGAGCTGTTCAACTCCCTGTCGTCTCTGGGGCTTCGGACGGGACGGATGCGAACCGACACCACCCCCCGCCTGAACTTCGATACCATCGACCTCTCCCAGACCCGCGTCCAGCGCTCGGAGGACACGCCCCTCTGCTTCGACCTGTGGGGAGAGAAAAAAATTTACGGAGGAGGCTCCGCGGGAAACGGTTACGCCTGCTACTTCTCTCACACCACGGAGGAGACCCACGAGGTTCTGGCGGCCAACATCCACCGGTCGGCCCTGGTCACCGGCGTCATCGGAACGGCGGGGCCCCGCTACTGTCCCTCTCTGGAGGATAAATTTCTGAAATTTCCCGACCGTCATATTCATCCCCTGGTGTTCGAGCCGATTTCGTCCCGCTCGAAGGAGGTCTACGTTCAGAATTTCTCCACCGGCCTGCCCTACGACGTGCAGGTGGCGCTGATCCACTCGCTGCCCGGCTGCAGGAACGCGAAGATCATCCGGCCGGGCTACGCCATCGAGTACACCTATCTGCCTCCCGAACAGCTTCGCTCCACTCTGGAGAACCGGGAGATCGGGGGCTTCTTCTGCGCCGGGCAGGTCAACGGGACCTCCGGCTACGAGGAGGCCGCCGCTCAGGGGCTTCTGGCGGGGATCAACGCCGCTCTCGGGGTCCGTGGGGAGGAACAGCTGGTTCTCAGCCGGGCGGAGTCCTACATCGGCGTTCTGGTGGACGACCTGACCACGAAGAGCACCACCGAGCCCTACCGTATGTTCACCAGTCGCTGTGAACACCGCCTGCTGCTGCGGCACGACAACGCGGACCGCCGCCTGTGCCCCCTGGGCCGGAGGGTCGGCCTGATCGACGACGCCCGATGGGAGGAGCTGAACCGTCGGTGGAGCCGGGCGGACTCGGAGATTCTGCGCCTGAAAACCGAGAAAATCCTTCCCTCGGAGGAAATCAACCGCCTGTTGGAAGAAGCGGATTCCGATCCCCTCTCCGAGCCGGTGACCGGGGCGCTGATGCTGCGCCGTCGCAACGTGACGCTGGAACTGCTGGGGACCCTTCTGTCCGCCTCCGGAAAAGAGCCGGTCCGTCTGGACGAGGACGACGGGTTTCACGTGGAGACGGAGCTGCGCTACGTGGGCTATATCGAAAAAGAGGAGCGGGCCGCCGCCCGAATGGACTCCATGGATCGGGTGCTGATTCCGGAAAAATTCGACTACGACAGCGTCAAAAGCCTGCTGGCGGAAAGCCGTCAGAAGCTCTCCCGCTTCCGTCCCCGCTCGCTGGGTCAGGCCCTGCGCATTTCGGGGGTGACGCCGACGGACGTCCAGCTTCTTTCGGTGGCGCTGAAGGCCCGCCGGGCCGGGGCTGCCGGGTCGTGA
- the recF gene encoding DNA replication and repair protein RecF (All proteins in this family for which functions are known are DNA-binding proteins that assist the filamentation of RecA onto DNA for the initiation of recombination or recombinational repair.) encodes MRIAETVWRGFRNLKPCRLSWHSGLNVILGMNGAGKTNLLEALAVLCGWGAFEGNRTSSLVTWPDGQDSQETEITDSTEISGSKNPTGTFLLARAEGERKVEVRASISSRISFSVEGERATYSSLRALLPAFVFLPRDIGLLDGSPSLRRLFLDRLCALLSPLYARRLAEYRKILRQRSALLRSPCPAPSALEATALPLVRFGGWIRVVRWKTAAALKEAFALQDFGLLPRGLKLDLDHRGSTRTFDPSDPADAAAGLAADLRENFERERRAGIPLMGPHRDDLLFSCFGRPASQSLSRGQKRRTVAASVLAAGQVIHSRMRVTPILLLDDIAAELDGEGRRLMGQALTGSGWQVFVTAASADAEENPFSNETGNVALLREGEVLHNVR; translated from the coding sequence GTGAGAATTGCGGAGACCGTCTGGAGAGGTTTTAGAAATCTGAAGCCCTGCCGTCTTTCCTGGCATTCGGGGCTCAACGTCATCCTGGGGATGAACGGGGCCGGAAAAACCAACCTTCTGGAGGCGCTGGCCGTGCTGTGCGGCTGGGGAGCTTTTGAGGGAAATCGGACCTCGTCTCTGGTCACCTGGCCCGACGGGCAGGATTCTCAGGAAACGGAAATAACGGATTCCACTGAAATTTCGGGGTCAAAGAATCCAACGGGAACCTTCCTTCTGGCGCGGGCGGAGGGAGAGCGGAAGGTCGAGGTTCGGGCGTCGATTTCCTCCCGGATTTCCTTTTCCGTGGAGGGAGAACGGGCGACCTATTCGTCCCTTCGGGCCCTGCTGCCCGCTTTTGTTTTTCTGCCCAGAGACATCGGGCTTCTGGATGGCTCGCCCTCCCTGCGCCGTCTCTTTCTGGACCGGCTCTGCGCTCTTTTGTCGCCCCTTTACGCCCGGCGTCTCGCGGAGTATCGGAAAATTCTGCGTCAGAGGTCGGCCCTGCTGCGCTCCCCCTGCCCCGCCCCCTCGGCTCTGGAGGCCACGGCCCTGCCTCTGGTCCGGTTCGGGGGGTGGATTCGGGTCGTTCGGTGGAAAACCGCGGCTGCTCTGAAGGAGGCCTTCGCGCTTCAGGACTTTGGTCTTTTGCCCCGAGGGCTGAAACTGGATCTGGACCACCGAGGCTCGACCCGGACCTTCGACCCTTCGGACCCGGCGGACGCTGCGGCTGGTCTGGCCGCCGACCTGAGAGAAAATTTCGAGAGAGAGCGTCGCGCGGGAATTCCGCTGATGGGCCCCCACCGGGACGATCTGCTTTTTTCCTGCTTCGGCCGTCCGGCGTCCCAGTCCCTCAGCCGGGGGCAGAAACGCAGAACCGTGGCCGCGTCGGTGCTGGCCGCCGGTCAGGTGATTCACTCCCGAATGCGCGTGACACCGATTCTCCTGCTGGACGACATCGCCGCCGAGCTGGACGGAGAGGGTCGCCGTCTGATGGGCCAAGCGCTGACAGGCTCCGGCTGGCAGGTTTTCGTCACCGCTGCCTCCGCTGACGCCGAAGAAAATCCCTTCTCGAACGAAACGGGAAACGTGGCGCTTCTGCGCGAGGGAGAAGTTTTACATAATGTGAGATAA
- the dnaN gene encoding DNA polymerase III subunit beta — protein MKIDIIRSEFMKWWQMAERSSSDRSTVAALGGILVSAENDRVYLQATDLKTSIRCVAGGIAVSEEGSAIFPVKLLGELFKKASVDTLKVEIKGNRGVLSMGRNRTRFTTWPVGDFPQLPKSEGAESLCVLTGGELLRVLAEGSIASSATDDFPKYLGACLLQVQGNLFQVVSTDGRRLSLSKCTCQGEQNSDMLLPLSALRELQRLLAAQSSDVPVRVLGDGSLAWFQMGDLEFSVRRVESSFPSYERVLNPGSTTTAILRRDALLSALERVDVIVRSYSRLVVMQFSPGGRVKMTGRAPELGTVVEYLDAKIDGESMRAGFNVGYLQDGLKSLGADDVCMNLNGDQGQMTLIRQGADDFLYMLMPMRVADEDLLEPEEEEEGEEAAADSTPPEEDEAPETLKEEIVIEAEAPRRSGKKEKGAKSEPAQAETAEPAETSEPEKMPETDA, from the coding sequence ATGAAAATAGATATTATTCGCTCAGAATTTATGAAATGGTGGCAGATGGCCGAGAGATCCAGCAGCGACAGAAGCACGGTGGCCGCTCTCGGAGGGATTCTGGTGAGTGCGGAGAACGACCGGGTATACCTGCAGGCCACGGATTTGAAGACCTCCATTCGCTGCGTGGCGGGGGGAATCGCCGTTTCGGAGGAGGGTTCCGCCATTTTTCCGGTGAAACTTCTTGGGGAGCTTTTCAAGAAGGCGTCCGTGGACACCCTGAAGGTGGAGATCAAGGGAAATCGGGGTGTTCTGAGCATGGGACGGAACCGGACCCGTTTCACCACCTGGCCGGTGGGGGATTTTCCTCAGCTGCCCAAAAGCGAGGGGGCGGAGAGTTTGTGCGTCCTCACCGGAGGGGAGCTTTTGAGGGTTCTGGCGGAGGGATCCATCGCCAGCTCCGCCACCGACGATTTTCCGAAGTACCTGGGGGCCTGTCTGCTTCAGGTTCAGGGGAACCTTTTTCAGGTGGTCTCCACGGACGGGCGGCGGCTCTCTCTTTCAAAGTGTACCTGTCAGGGGGAACAAAATTCCGACATGCTTCTGCCTCTGTCGGCTCTTCGAGAGCTGCAGCGCCTTCTCGCCGCCCAGTCGTCGGATGTTCCCGTGCGTGTCCTCGGGGATGGCTCGCTGGCCTGGTTCCAGATGGGAGATTTGGAGTTTTCGGTGCGTCGGGTGGAGTCCTCCTTCCCCAGTTACGAGAGGGTTCTGAATCCCGGCAGCACCACTACGGCTATTCTGAGGCGGGACGCCCTGCTGTCGGCTCTGGAGCGCGTGGACGTCATCGTCCGCTCCTACAGCCGCCTCGTGGTGATGCAGTTTTCTCCGGGCGGGCGGGTGAAAATGACGGGCCGCGCCCCGGAACTGGGCACCGTCGTGGAGTATCTGGACGCGAAAATCGACGGGGAATCCATGCGGGCCGGGTTCAACGTGGGCTATCTTCAGGACGGTCTCAAGTCTCTGGGGGCGGACGACGTCTGTATGAACCTCAACGGTGACCAGGGGCAGATGACCCTCATCCGACAGGGAGCGGACGATTTTCTCTACATGCTCATGCCCATGCGGGTGGCCGACGAGGATCTGCTAGAGCCCGAGGAGGAGGAAGAGGGGGAGGAAGCCGCCGCAGACTCCACCCCTCCGGAAGAGGACGAAGCTCCGGAAACTTTGAAGGAGGAAATAGTAATTGAGGCTGAAGCCCCGCGTCGTTCGGGCAAAAAAGAAAAAGGCGCAAAGTCCGAGCCGGCGCAGGCGGAAACGGCAGAGCCGGCAGAAACTTCGGAGCCGGAAAAAATGCCGGAAACGGACGCCTGA
- the dnaA gene encoding chromosomal replication initiator protein DnaA, whose amino-acid sequence MVQKDLQTLWQSIIDRATSRLPEGTADLWFTTCSPTDVEDDVLVVDVANVFVKERIGTLYLSELNRAAKELGEVSSIRLETSTEPEDEEKRAGWEKRAEKAVGKPNPSNTTLNPNYVFSSFVVGKSNRLAHAASLAVAESPGEAYNPLFIWGGVGLGKTHLMHAICHHALEKKHNLSVVYLSTEKFVNEFIQSLQLRQGHEFKHRYRNVDILLMDDIQFLAGKNSSQEEFFHTFEALRGANRQIVICSDHPPTGMRDIEDRLLSRFAWGLVTDIQPPDIETRIAILRKKAALRECSIPDEVIDFLARRIPSNIRELEGALNRLIACSELNAEPVSIDSASTWLKDILKSDLKNPATLADIQAMAAEAFGMTVEDLTGNKRTAEIAMARQVAMYLCREHTDSSLNQVAQAFRKKDHTTVIHAQRKISQLLRDDEKLRNIVDSIRSKL is encoded by the coding sequence CTGGTGCAAAAGGACCTGCAGACCCTGTGGCAGAGCATTATCGACCGGGCGACGTCCCGCCTTCCCGAGGGAACGGCGGACCTGTGGTTCACAACCTGTTCGCCCACGGATGTGGAGGACGACGTGCTGGTTGTGGACGTCGCCAATGTTTTTGTGAAGGAACGTATCGGAACGCTCTACCTCAGCGAGCTGAACCGCGCCGCAAAGGAACTGGGGGAGGTTTCCTCCATTCGTCTGGAGACCTCCACCGAGCCGGAGGACGAGGAAAAAAGGGCAGGATGGGAAAAGAGGGCGGAAAAGGCGGTGGGGAAACCCAACCCCTCCAACACCACTCTGAATCCGAATTACGTATTTTCTTCTTTTGTCGTGGGCAAGTCCAACCGTCTGGCCCACGCCGCCAGCCTGGCCGTGGCGGAGAGCCCCGGGGAGGCCTACAATCCCCTTTTCATCTGGGGAGGCGTCGGTCTGGGGAAAACCCACCTGATGCACGCCATCTGCCATCACGCGCTGGAAAAAAAGCACAATCTGAGCGTGGTGTACCTCAGCACCGAAAAATTTGTCAACGAGTTCATCCAGTCGCTGCAGCTCCGGCAGGGACACGAGTTCAAGCACCGCTACCGGAACGTGGACATCCTCCTCATGGACGACATCCAGTTTCTGGCGGGGAAAAACTCCAGTCAGGAGGAATTTTTCCACACCTTCGAGGCTCTGAGGGGGGCCAACCGGCAGATCGTGATCTGCTCGGACCACCCGCCCACGGGAATGCGCGATATCGAGGACCGTCTCCTCAGCCGCTTCGCCTGGGGGCTGGTGACGGACATCCAGCCTCCCGACATCGAAACCCGAATCGCCATACTGAGGAAAAAGGCCGCCCTGAGGGAATGCTCAATTCCGGACGAGGTTATCGATTTTCTGGCCCGCCGTATTCCCAGTAACATCCGAGAGCTGGAGGGAGCTCTCAACCGCCTGATCGCCTGCTCCGAGCTGAACGCCGAGCCGGTGAGCATCGACAGCGCCTCCACCTGGCTCAAGGACATCCTGAAGTCGGATTTGAAGAACCCCGCCACTCTGGCCGACATTCAGGCTATGGCGGCAGAGGCCTTCGGAATGACCGTGGAGGATTTGACCGGCAACAAGAGAACCGCGGAAATCGCCATGGCCCGACAGGTCGCCATGTACCTCTGCCGGGAGCACACGGACTCCAGCCTGAACCAGGTGGCTCAGGCCTTCCGAAAAAAGGACCACACGACGGTCATCCACGCCCAGAGAAAGATCTCTCAGCTTCTCAGGGACGACGAAAAACTGAGGAATATTGTGGACAGCATCCGGAGCAAACTGTAA
- a CDS encoding aminotransferase class V-fold PLP-dependent enzyme codes for MSVYLNNAATTWPKPPCVSRAVADFIISGGASLARGTASERDMKTLSLVLECRILLARRFGGFENGDPRYVTFCSGVTEALNLVLKGFLSFCSSRRSSHEGRPLRVLSSQMEHNAVVRPLRGLERQGVRTEFLPCDPDGFLRPETVKEALAAEKADLMVLSHASNVCGTIQPLPDIAELCGAFDVPLVVDAAQTAGALSFGNSFEKEGEPDFRAADWNLAALCFTGHKGLMGPQGTGGVLWRPDFAERTAPLVEGGTGSFSQVEFQPSDMPDKFEAGTPNLPGIAGLYASLLWLEETGVKTVERREREMGERLLEGLKEIDGAVLGGRSSMEGRLPVFSVNFREPDVFNKSGEFGEFVDNGVLADRLSQEGFETRPGLHCAPLAHRTLGTFPQGSLRVSPGYFNEPEDIDAFLEAVKRCIREN; via the coding sequence ATGTCTGTTTATCTCAACAACGCCGCCACCACTTGGCCGAAACCTCCCTGCGTGTCCCGGGCCGTAGCGGATTTTATCATCTCGGGGGGAGCCAGCCTGGCCAGAGGAACCGCGTCGGAGCGGGACATGAAAACCCTTTCTCTGGTTCTGGAGTGTCGGATTCTTCTGGCTCGGCGGTTCGGGGGCTTCGAAAATGGGGATCCCCGCTACGTCACGTTCTGTTCCGGCGTCACCGAGGCTCTGAACCTGGTGCTGAAGGGTTTTCTGTCCTTCTGTTCTTCCCGCCGTTCTTCCCATGAGGGCCGACCCCTTCGGGTTCTTTCCTCCCAAATGGAGCACAACGCCGTGGTGCGGCCTCTGAGGGGACTGGAGCGGCAGGGGGTGAGGACGGAGTTTCTTCCCTGCGACCCCGACGGCTTCCTCCGGCCGGAGACGGTGAAGGAAGCTCTGGCGGCGGAAAAAGCGGATTTGATGGTCCTCAGCCACGCCAGCAACGTCTGCGGGACGATCCAGCCTCTGCCGGACATCGCGGAGCTCTGCGGCGCCTTCGACGTTCCTCTGGTGGTGGACGCCGCCCAGACGGCGGGAGCTTTATCCTTCGGAAACTCCTTCGAAAAGGAGGGAGAGCCGGATTTTCGGGCGGCGGACTGGAACTTGGCGGCCCTCTGCTTCACCGGTCACAAGGGGCTCATGGGCCCCCAGGGCACGGGAGGCGTTCTCTGGAGGCCGGATTTCGCCGAGCGGACGGCTCCTCTGGTAGAAGGGGGGACCGGCAGCTTCTCCCAAGTGGAGTTTCAGCCCTCCGACATGCCGGACAAATTCGAGGCCGGAACCCCCAACCTTCCGGGCATCGCGGGGCTTTACGCCTCCCTTCTGTGGCTGGAGGAAACCGGCGTGAAAACGGTGGAGCGAAGGGAAAGGGAGATGGGGGAGCGGCTGCTTGAAGGCCTGAAGGAAATCGACGGGGCCGTCCTGGGGGGCCGGTCCTCAATGGAGGGTCGGCTGCCGGTTTTTTCGGTGAATTTTCGCGAGCCCGACGTTTTCAATAAATCGGGTGAGTTTGGTGAATTTGTGGACAACGGCGTTCTGGCGGACCGGCTTTCACAGGAGGGGTTCGAGACCCGACCGGGCCTGCACTGCGCGCCTCTGGCCCACCGGACCCTGGGGACGTTCCCTCAGGGAAGCCTGCGGGTTTCGCCGGGGTATTTCAACGAGCCGGAGGACATTGACGCTTTTCTGGAGGCGGTGAAGAGATGTATACGAGAAAACTGA
- the trkA gene encoding Trk system potassium transporter TrkA, protein MRIVIVGAGEVGFTLAETLSSEGHDVNVVEQDDVRADRAESELDVRVIRGNGSRPQVLYDAGVRRGCDVDFLVACTDRDEANILACWIGRHAGVRRVIARAKDLEFTDSPTWGRDLGIDMMVSPERSVAREILELLSVSTAIHTAELLGGRAAIYAFRIAPESPLVGLSLKQMRMKNTDLIAIVVYIEREGEDDIVPNGDTVLQEGDICYVVSYREQVWRLEKLFQLRSSRPLKRVFIVGGGKLGFQVAQRLQSNYRGVEVRLIDRDREQCEKLASELGGTLVLHGDGADAGLLTEEGIAEADGYVCATESDEVNLVYGTIAKSLGAQKCIAVVRKRLYLDMPERMPIDSVVDPNAALASVILRYIRYPGNSRALSIIEKIDAEMLEIEIPQNYPMEGITLSELGVPRGVLVALVARKKEVFVPGGDTAFKAGDHVILFASTEQMPAASEFFRTDRE, encoded by the coding sequence ATGAGAATTGTCATTGTTGGCGCGGGGGAGGTCGGATTCACCCTCGCCGAGACGCTTTCCAGCGAAGGGCATGACGTAAACGTCGTGGAGCAGGACGACGTCCGGGCGGACCGGGCGGAGTCGGAGCTGGACGTTCGGGTGATCCGGGGAAACGGTTCGCGGCCTCAGGTTCTTTATGACGCGGGAGTTCGCCGGGGCTGCGACGTGGACTTTCTGGTGGCCTGCACGGACCGGGACGAGGCCAACATTCTGGCCTGCTGGATCGGCCGGCACGCGGGGGTCAGGCGGGTGATCGCCCGGGCGAAGGATCTGGAGTTCACGGACTCCCCCACCTGGGGCCGGGATCTGGGAATCGACATGATGGTGTCCCCGGAGCGCTCCGTGGCCCGGGAGATTCTGGAGCTGCTTTCCGTCAGCACGGCTATTCACACCGCGGAGCTTCTGGGGGGCCGGGCGGCCATCTACGCCTTCCGCATCGCGCCGGAGTCCCCTCTGGTGGGGCTTTCCCTGAAGCAGATGCGCATGAAGAACACCGACCTCATCGCCATCGTGGTCTACATCGAGCGGGAGGGAGAGGACGACATCGTCCCCAACGGAGACACGGTGCTTCAGGAAGGGGACATCTGCTACGTGGTTTCTTATCGTGAGCAGGTCTGGCGTCTGGAGAAGCTGTTTCAGCTCCGAAGCTCCCGCCCGCTGAAGCGCGTGTTCATCGTGGGGGGCGGCAAGCTGGGCTTTCAGGTGGCCCAGAGGCTCCAGAGCAACTACAGGGGCGTGGAGGTCCGTCTGATCGACCGGGATCGTGAGCAGTGCGAAAAACTGGCCTCCGAGCTGGGAGGGACCCTGGTTCTCCACGGGGACGGGGCGGACGCCGGCCTCCTGACCGAAGAGGGCATCGCCGAGGCCGACGGCTACGTCTGCGCCACGGAGTCCGACGAGGTCAACCTGGTTTACGGCACCATCGCCAAGTCCCTGGGCGCTCAAAAGTGCATCGCCGTGGTGCGCAAACGCCTCTATCTGGACATGCCGGAGCGGATGCCCATCGACTCCGTGGTGGACCCCAACGCGGCGCTGGCCTCGGTGATTCTGCGTTATATCCGGTATCCGGGGAACTCCCGGGCACTGTCCATCATCGAAAAAATCGACGCCGAGATGCTGGAGATCGAAATTCCGCAAAACTACCCGATGGAGGGGATCACCCTGTCGGAGCTGGGGGTTCCCAGGGGCGTTCTGGTGGCTCTGGTGGCGCGGAAAAAAGAGGTGTTCGTCCCGGGCGGAGACACCGCCTTCAAAGCGGGGGATCACGTGATCCTCTTCGCCTCCACGGAGCAGATGCCCGCGGCCTCCGAATTTTTCAGAACCGATCGGGAGTGA
- a CDS encoding TrkH family potassium uptake protein: MKLKLVARVLSLVCLVVSLFMIFPLIWSLVDDGPDKWGFVQALFFGLAASGVMFFAGGGRKKRDDYEELGIREAFAVVSLSWIIATAVGALPYMLSGVLPSYTDAFFETMSGFTTTGSSVIMDVEAVPRGLLFWRAMTHWIGGMGIVVLSLAVLPFLGVGGMELYKAEVPGPTPEKLTPRVQQTALFLWAVYMLLTFLQTVLLMMGGMTLFDALAHAFSTISTGGFSTKNTSVAWFDSAYIEWVITFFMVASGVNFSLHFLYLTGFLRRALRDDEFRWYIGIFVGVSAVIAVFLLSWNLADGVEHAVRAAAFQTGSFLTTTGFISENYDRWPHFTQFLLLLAAFVGGCGGSTGGGLKVVRLVVLLRTIRVACRNLLHPRAVLHTRLNGTVVSAQALGGVLSFFTLYMAIIAGAALAVTLLGNDRLDVRTALSGVVASIVNLGPGLGDLGAVDNYAWLPAGVKWIFCFCMLAGRLELYAVILLLFPSTWKR; this comes from the coding sequence TTGAAACTGAAACTTGTGGCCCGGGTCCTTTCTCTCGTTTGTCTGGTCGTTTCCCTTTTTATGATTTTCCCCCTGATCTGGAGCCTTGTGGACGACGGGCCGGACAAATGGGGCTTTGTCCAGGCGCTGTTCTTCGGCCTGGCGGCCAGCGGCGTGATGTTTTTCGCCGGGGGCGGCCGGAAGAAGCGGGACGATTACGAGGAGCTGGGCATTCGGGAGGCCTTCGCCGTGGTCAGCCTGTCCTGGATCATCGCCACGGCGGTGGGGGCGCTCCCCTACATGCTGTCCGGAGTTCTGCCCTCCTACACGGACGCTTTTTTCGAGACCATGTCGGGCTTTACCACCACCGGCTCCTCGGTGATCATGGACGTGGAGGCGGTTCCCCGGGGCCTGCTGTTCTGGCGGGCCATGACCCACTGGATCGGGGGCATGGGGATCGTGGTTCTCAGCCTCGCCGTGCTGCCCTTTCTGGGGGTGGGGGGCATGGAGCTCTACAAGGCCGAGGTGCCGGGCCCGACCCCGGAAAAACTGACGCCCCGTGTGCAGCAGACGGCCCTCTTTCTCTGGGCGGTTTACATGCTGCTCACGTTTTTGCAGACGGTTCTGCTGATGATGGGGGGAATGACGCTTTTCGACGCGCTGGCCCACGCCTTTTCCACCATCTCCACCGGGGGATTTTCCACAAAAAACACCTCCGTCGCCTGGTTCGACAGCGCTTATATCGAGTGGGTGATCACCTTCTTCATGGTGGCCTCGGGAGTCAATTTTTCCCTGCATTTCCTGTATTTGACGGGCTTTCTTCGCCGAGCCTTGCGGGACGACGAGTTCCGGTGGTACATAGGCATTTTTGTGGGGGTCAGCGCCGTGATCGCCGTCTTTCTGCTGTCCTGGAACCTGGCCGACGGCGTCGAGCACGCGGTGCGGGCGGCGGCGTTTCAGACGGGGAGCTTTTTGACGACCACGGGCTTCATCTCGGAGAACTACGACAGATGGCCCCACTTCACCCAGTTTCTGCTGTTGCTGGCGGCCTTTGTGGGGGGCTGCGGGGGGTCCACGGGAGGCGGGCTGAAGGTCGTCCGTCTGGTGGTGCTTCTGCGCACGATCCGGGTGGCCTGCCGGAACCTGCTGCATCCCCGGGCCGTTCTGCACACCCGGCTGAACGGGACGGTGGTGTCGGCTCAGGCGCTGGGGGGCGTGCTGTCCTTCTTCACCCTTTATATGGCGATCATCGCCGGCGCGGCTCTGGCCGTGACCCTGTTGGGCAACGACCGGCTGGACGTGCGGACGGCGCTTTCCGGCGTGGTGGCCAGCATCGTCAACCTGGGCCCGGGACTGGGGGATTTAGGGGCTGTGGACAACTACGCCTGGCTTCCCGCGGGGGTCAAGTGGATCTTCTGCTTCTGTATGCTGGCGGGCCGTCTGGAGCTTTACGCGGTGATTCTCCTCCTGTTCCCCAGCACCTGGAAACGCTGA